Sequence from the Meriones unguiculatus strain TT.TT164.6M chromosome 5, Bangor_MerUng_6.1, whole genome shotgun sequence genome:
GCTTTATAAGACAGTACACATATGACATGAatctctcattttaaaatttatgcctagtataaaaatatattttgaccatTTTAGTGAGGTACTAAACAAACATGCTATTAGGCTATCCTGGTTTATCTCTATGAGAATTACTGAAAGTATATTTTGAAgtatgaaaagaaaattttctaatAGAGTCATACATTGTGTAGATAAAAACTTCACCAAGTGTGaatttttacctttttctttttctcacatttaaaatgtttcctgctTTAAAGCCTCATAGACCCAGGGACACCAGGGAAGCAACTCCCACCCCCCAAACCCCTGCTTGCCAACTCTCCCGAAAGTGCTACCAACAGCAGTAAACTGTGCCCCATACATGCACCCATACCCCCACCTGAATTTTGGAAGCCTGACAGACCCAGGAAGAAGGCTAGTCCCTCCCCACAATTCCCAGAAAGTTCCCTGAAACATCCTTAAGAGCGATAAACGGAACCCCGTACTGTGTGACCCATTTTTCACCCCACAATTTGGCCTGCTTTTCTGAAGGCTTGCAGTCACCAGGGACAACCAGGTAAGACCTTGTCCCAAGCCCTTGCCTTCCATAGTCCCCTAAAACACAACCATAAGCTTTAAACTGCACCCAAACCCCTGGACTCCATTTTTCAGCCCACAACCCGGCTTGCTTTCCCAGAGGCCCACCAGATAGTCAGCAGAACTACAGGCCACTCAGGCCACTagacagagaggaaacagaaaccaaagggaaaacattaaaaaaaaacaacaaaccaaaaaccaccCACCCATCCAACAAATACACATTTATAAATCAACATCTAGACCTATACTAACCGCAAAACTGAGATGGCTAAAGgacagtgtaaaaacacaatcaacacgTGCAAGGGCAGTATGGTATCACCaaagcccagctatcctactacagtaAAGCCCAGTTTATCCTAAtgcagctgaagcacaagaaaataaccttaaatccaatgctataaagatgatagaggcctttaaagaggaaatgaataaatcccttaaagaaataaaggaaaatgcaagcaaacaggtgaaggaaatgaacaaaactgttcaagatctgaaaatggaaatagaagcacaaactgaggaaattctAAAGATGGGAAAATAGGAAGTATAGAcacaagcatatatacatatacacatacacatatacactcatatacatatatatgtgatgGAAGAGGGACTCTCAGGCATGGAAGATACGCTctagtcaggatacaaagtaaataaattaatttaaaaagaaaaaatgtttcctAATTTAGACACGGGTCAGTTGTCTAGGTTTGGAGTGACAcgtcattaaaacaaaatcatctaTATTTGCTAGTGGGCTTCAATATTCTCAAGGCAAACACActtaaatgagaaaaagaaataaatttattctTATCCAAGTACGCGTGATCATGGATCAAAAACAGGGATCCAGTGGTGAATATAACATTTCAGTGCCAAAGCAGGTTTAGGAAATATTAGTACCCTCTAGAGGTTTTTATGATAGCTGAATGAATTTTAAATCAGACAGAGAGATGGGCAATGAAGTCTACAAAAGGAGCTAAAGATGGACCCAAATGATTTGGTTCTGGATCTGTAACATTCTTACTCTCCATTATGTATCAACAATTATTCCACTTTGTAGAATGTTTCATGATAgctatatactttttttttccctgagaactTTAGTTTACcagatttttttcatgtgaattTTATAGTTTGACTCTCTTTTATGATTGATTTATTCCTATCCTTTATCCCTATTTTCATTGGATAAGCtctttttcccccattttcttcctttcaatCCTGTGCTACTCAAATGCATTTTCTGACATAATAACTACCCTGTTTGCTGCCCTGTGTGAATAACCAGCACAGCCTTTTTACTTCTGGGTACCTCCAGCCTTATTTGGCTTCTTCATTACTGTGATAAACACCAGgatccaaaacaaaaaggtttatttggctacCAGGGTACAGGCCATTGTAAGAGAAGGCAGTGCATGAGTTCAAGACAAGaatctggagacaggaactgaagcagagaccacgaAGGGCAGCTACATGCTGGCTTGCTTCTAGACTCTggcagcttctttctttctttctttctttctttctttctttctttctttctttctttctttctttttgttttgtttttacatgtacacatgtaagCTTTATTAAGATTCAAAATAATCAATTTAAATGAATTACCCACTAGGAGAATACAAAATGTAAAAGCATTTACTCTTATCTTAATCAGAGTTTCTTTCTTATCATTTAAAGTTTCAAGATTGtgttatataaattttaaaaaggagcaTTATGTATTGGGCTACataatatttgttatttttagcCTTAAGATCATCTCAGCAGCACCATTCAAGCCACTATCACaaacaataagacacagacacctgttaaatcCGTAATTTCCccatttaccttgggccaggcagatatttcacttacactgtctcccAGCCCTCATCCAATGCTGTCCACCTTAAACCTTCCTATCTGGACTACCTTCCATCCACAATCCCATTGTACTTGCTTCTGTTCTTCATTTgtgccttttcacaccattattggaggcTTTCCTCTGCTCATGTGGTGTTTTCTCCAGGTTAACCCATCCTGttatccccctctctcctcttcctgtccatctgtccTTCCTGTGATGCCCATGTGGTTCTCCAAAGCCTGAGTACATTAGCCATGTCTCCACATTCTGCCTTGCCCAGatataggccatttaatgaaccaatcaggtataatgttttaggcaggttcaCACAAACAGGGTTGGGTGTATCCGGCGGGCAGTAACCAGACCTTGAGTGCCAGATATTACATTAGGCCAACTCCAACAATTCtccttttctgtctaaataaatgGCCGCTTTTTATATAACAAGAATTATTATGAAACAATTACAAGAACCAATAGCCAAGGCTAACAAATATAGTGTCTAGTGTAAATgtatgggggctgggagatggatggtgaggagaTTGAGACAGTGTATGAaatatctgccctgcccaagCCAAATGTAGCAATTACAAATCTAGCATGAATCTCTGTCCCACCACCTGtaatagcaggttaaataatactgccatgaCACTGTTAGGGCTAACAATACAGTACAGAGCCCAgcacactttctttaaatttgtttttcttgcttagcttcttttttttaatattaattttttttccttctttcttatgcaTCCAGGTCATCTACTTGAGGATGACAATACATCAGAGGAGCTGGTCCCACCTACACAATATAAGAAATAAGAAGATGCCTCACAGACAGGCCAGCAGTCCAATCTAATGGGGGCAGATTCTCAGTTAGgggtccctcttcccaggcttGTCTTGGTTTGCATCAAGTTGACAGGACTGAAACAGTTCTTCCATAAGTCCTTGATTACCCTCATTGATTTGGATGCTGGTCTCTccaaattaaaattttgttttttccttgccTTGGGGTCAATTACTTCAAAGAGTGAGTCAAAgattaggtttatttatttatttatttatttatttatttatttatttgtcagcTTCAAAACATCTGAGACAAAAGGGAAGCTAAACCTCATTTGCAAATACAGAGATGCCTGACCTGGGGCTGGTCAGCAGGAGGTCTGGCTCCCAGCCCCTTCcagcagcctctgctctcctATGCTAAGTCAGTGTGGCTTGTGTTTATGAATGCCAGGTTTTCCTACACAACTATCCTAGCAAAAGAATAAgaagtaaagagaaaaacaaaagaaagacacTAAAGAAAGAAGgatgcaaagaaaacaaaacaaaacaaaaaacagggaacatttctgcaaaatattttaagaagtagGCTATAATGCCAGGGAAGGAATGGGCTTGCCATGGAGAGTTCGGGCAAACAGGAAGAGCAAAAACTCCCTTCTTTCATGTTCTTGATAAAGGCTGCTACTACCCAGAAGGTGTAGTCCAGATAAAGGGTAGATAATCAGACCTCAAAATATCCAGATTAAAGTTGTGTCtccccacttcaaatgatttaattaagaaaattccctcgGAGGTATACCTAAGTTCCTTGAGTTTTAATTACTTCCAGATGTAGCcaaattgacaaccaagaatagccatcacacttGTCAATTATCAACCTGGTGAGAGCTGTTTCGAATGCTTACAGGTAAGAGATGCTATGATGAAATGTTTAGAAATATCTGCGCATAGTTGTTTGTGTCTAGCTATAGCTTTCTCTCCGCGTGTTCACATGTGCAATTGTAGAATTCATGAGAATGTGTACAGAGCTGCTCTCTGTACAGGTCCATCATGCTTCATCCTGGGAATCCGTACATGTTTGTTTATATTCCCCAGgatttctatttcattgatcttTATTTTCAAACAACAGTAACGAGCAATTCATATTTAGTATTCAACATGTTTAATCTCATTTTTCTCCTaataaggatttaaaaaaaacaaagaacacacaTACTTGTAACCTTTGGAAATTTTGTTGttcaaatacttttttcttaattttaagcCATGTGAGttctttcctggtaaggaactgAATGAACAACACTGTATCAGTCTGTGGTGACTGACTGATTGACATTTGTGGAAACAGAAAGATCTTTTGCCCCAGTAGTGAAAAGTCTTGGGAATGAACTCTACAGAATTAACTCTCACCAACATCCTGAGAATTAACACTCACCAACATTCCCAGAGTTAACACGATCCAACATTTTCAGAATTAACACTTACCAACATCCTCAGAGTTATCACTGACATCCTCAGGGTTAATACTCACCATCCATCTTAGGACACAGATGAGAGAGACGTGAGGTTTTTATGCTTTGCTCTTCTTGCCTAGAAAATACTGGGGCATTACCCATGGTAGGAATTAGTAGTGTTTAGGATAGGATCTCTTGGATGCTGTAAAATGTAGTTAGGCTATCATCATATTGCAGAAAGCACAACTGCTATAACAATGAAGTAATTGCAGAATTGCTTACATTTTGGAAGTAAGATCCCTATGATTGTCATCAGCAACACACACAAGGCTCCAAGTATGACGGTCACCACTCTCCATACTGTTgagttgggacctggaaagaaagaGGAACAGTGACAATAACTGCAtttccagggggaagtgatcaaagagcaggacactgagttcatgtcagaaacagccactgtaccccttactagggtacccacttggatactgagaaaacaatgggctttctttgaacatggggtctaggtcctctccatgcatggtccttagttggagtatcggtctctgcaggaccccttggcacaggtattttggctctgttgttctccttgtggagttcctgtccactccaggtctttctatctccctcttccataaggattccggcactctgcccaaagtttggctatctgtctcagtatctccttcaataccctggttggCAAAGTctttcagaatctggaaacaacctagatgtccctcaatggaggaatggatacagaaagtatggtataGTTAAACAACGGGATacactcagtaattaaaaacaaggaaatcgtgaaatttgcaggcaaatgtttggaactagaaaagatcaccttgagtgaggtaacccagaagcagaaagacacatatgatatatcctcacttataagtggatgttagccatataatataggataaattactgaaatctatagtcctaaagaagctaaacgacaaggaggaccctagggaagatgcttaatcctcattcagaagggcaaacagggcagacattggaagtagaagaagacaggagagaggacagcagccttccacagaggaccatgcagttcagagtccaattgggttacatagtaatgtgaagagggactgcctctgacataatctgattggcctgctctttgatcacctccctctgggggggagcagccttaccaggccatagtagaggacaatgcagccacttttgatgtgaactgacagactaagatcagaaaggagaggagaacctcccctattagtggacttggggagtggcatgcaagcagagggaggaggaagggtgggattgggaggggaggatggaggggcttatggggggatgcagaatgaataaagtgtaattgatgaaaaattaaaaaaaaaaaaagatgattcgTAATGGACCCAGGGCTGGCTTTCAGCGCAAACCTGGTAACCTCCCTGGAGCCCATGGAAAAGCCTGCGGTGTGCAGGGGTGCATTTGTGTCTGTACCTGCTACCCCAGCAGGTGGAGACAGGATTGGCAATTGCGAGCTCACAGTCAGCTGCCTGGGGAAAGGCTGCAGAAGCTAAAAAGACCCTCCCTCAAAACAAGGTGCAAGACTGGAGCTGTGTGCATACATTcaaacccctcccccctccccaccctcacacatctataaaaaagaaagttataagtttttaaaatcacatttaacTTCTTAATCTCATTCTGTTATCTGGTTAAATAGGACATAATTTTACCTACAAAATATTTATCTACAATATATTTACCTCCAAAATATTATGAAAACGATTTCTCTATAATCTACTTTTCCTGTGACACTAAAGCATGACATTTCTTTCAATCCAGTGCCcatttctccttcatctccttggACTGAGCAGAGTAAAAGTAACATCAACAGTTATTTTCAAAATAGCAAGGAATGAAGCcagccatggtggctcacaactgtaatccTTCCATTCTAGGAGGCAAAAGCAAGCGGCTTTGTGTTCAAGGCTACATTATAGAACTCCATCATAAATggggaagaaaaatgaaacagaattttAGGACGCAGCATTCAAGTGTGTATACAGTTCTTAAACATACAATTCTGTTGGAATCTGCTTCTATGATATTTgtgaaaaacatattaaaagataatttattaGTTTTCTAGACTAGCTAAGAGGGGAGGTGtcttgcacacacaaacatatacatatatacatatagagatatgtatatatatatctatatatgtgtatatatatacacacacatatgtatatgtaatgtGACCAGTTTAGAACGGTTTTGTTTCGCTTCTCTTAATCTgtgactgtgacaaaataccctgaAAGGCACCGTAGGCATCTTAGAGGCCTATTCAATTGAAGATTCCCATTCTCAGTCCATCAGAGCAGTAACACCCAGTGCAGGAGCTGGAAGCAACTGGTCATATGCTcagccaagagcagagagaaacgaACACATTCAAGCTTAGTGCTCGCCTCGCTTTCCCTGCCCTTATGCCACCCAGTGCCCCAACCTGGAAATGGCGCCTCCCATTTGCAGTGAGTCTTCTCACATCAGTTAGAGCGTGAgtgaaaacaatcctctacagacaTGCACACGGGCCAAACTGACCTAGACAGTGCCTTGGTAAGACTCCTCCTAGGGGATTCTATGTTATGTCACACCGACAGTGAAAAGGGTCATGACAGGCCATGATCTAAACGCTGGTGCGCAGAGCTGTCAGTTGTAGAATAGGCACACCACTGTACCTTGTCTTTTTCCTCTGACAAGTTGTCTGGCCGGGAGCTGAGGCGTTCTCTGGAAGGTCAGCTCTGCATAGTTCACCTGGTCTTCACTTAGCACTGCAGGGCTCTGCTTGGCGGTGGGTATTCTTTGCTTCTGTGAAGACTTACATTTCTTCACCTCCGTGTAAGTAATGCCCCGCTTGTTTGCTGTGTATTCATGGTGTTTACTGTGAGGCATCTCTCTCTGTGTTACCTCCGTCTTGGTAACTGTTGCCCTTGATCTGCtgtacctctgcaacaaagagacACATACGCACTGCGTTGCTGAGTCATCTCCGAGCCTTAGCCCTCACATAGAAATATTTGCTTATGAAATTGGTGGATGAAATAGAGGGAATGAGAGTGCAAATGCCTCTCTGAATGTGATACTTTTATTGATTCAGAAGAATGGTTCTACCAGCCCTGAAAAAGCTCACACCCACTTTTCCTCTCTGAGTCTGTTTTTAAAGGTTTGGACCTGGAATGTCACACAATATTCCTTCTCAGCATTCCATGAATCGTGATTAgtccataataataaaaaacaaaacaaaaacaaaaacagctaaaCTATCACTCTATTAATTAGCaatttgaaatttaaattaaaCCAGGTGTCTATAAAATGTATTAatgaaataaagtataatttggtagaataaaatattaagagGGTAAACGTAAATTTACCTCAGACACTTGATAAATTCTACATTGAGGTAGAAGCTTGCCAGTCCCTTTACATAAGATCAGTTGACCTAAGCCAAAGCAGTtcactgtctccctctctctcacacacacacatacacaagggaaagagagagagagaga
This genomic interval carries:
- the LOC110564296 gene encoding killer cell lectin-like receptor subfamily I member 1, with product MPHSKHHEYTANKRGITYTEVKKCKSSQKQRIPTAKQSPAVLSEDQVNYAELTFQRTPQLPARQLVRGKRQGPNSTVWRVVTVILGALCVLLMTIIGILLPKLFSRQEEQSIKTSRLSHLCPKMDDCSWHHCSHDWIAFGNNFYRVFREIKTWADSQSACEELNSHLVEIDSKAELENLLLFEINGWIHLRTDEFNGSWLWENATKTQQTLINDSEKKYQSCYYLHGRQIVLTGCSSKKSYTCEFNI